In the genome of Phycisphaerales bacterium, one region contains:
- a CDS encoding flagellar basal body P-ring protein FlgI, with translation MHARSTVPRAAALLAVGLLVAGAVAQVRVQDVARLQGQRTNKLMGFGLVVGLPGTGDGEKYVPTIRALMKLHERHHAPVLNLDEVKGNKSIALVVVEATIPEFGAREGQTIDVTVSTLGTATRLTGGQLLTTPLQYAALDPEDPGTWTIFALAGGRVTTPDASTPTRGLIAAGAVLEEDVVYNFLRQGVITLVLDDTHADFTWANLVARSINHELSGPLAPTLSGDTPDEGGLIPLAHALDAKNVLVHVPPYEQGDLARFISRVQQAPLFDLPEPAALVTIDRATRNVAFTASVRVSPAVLQIPGLGTLRIGAPREGEPETAPPDTTAARTVGFDELFRTLSAIQATPDQIIDAIEHLHRAKALHARIQYR, from the coding sequence ATGCACGCGCGATCGACCGTTCCACGGGCCGCCGCCCTGCTCGCTGTGGGTCTGTTGGTCGCTGGCGCGGTCGCCCAGGTTCGTGTGCAGGATGTAGCCCGTCTGCAGGGGCAGCGCACGAACAAGCTGATGGGCTTCGGCCTGGTGGTGGGTCTGCCCGGAACCGGCGACGGTGAAAAGTACGTCCCGACCATTCGTGCCCTGATGAAGCTGCACGAACGGCATCATGCCCCCGTGCTGAACCTCGACGAGGTCAAAGGCAACAAGAGCATCGCGCTCGTGGTTGTGGAAGCCACGATCCCCGAGTTCGGCGCGCGTGAGGGCCAGACGATCGACGTTACCGTCTCGACTCTGGGAACCGCCACGCGGCTCACAGGCGGGCAACTTCTCACCACACCACTGCAGTATGCCGCGCTGGATCCCGAAGATCCCGGCACTTGGACTATTTTTGCGCTGGCCGGTGGCCGTGTGACAACACCGGATGCCAGTACCCCGACGCGGGGCCTCATCGCCGCCGGGGCCGTGCTCGAAGAGGACGTGGTCTACAACTTCCTGCGGCAGGGCGTCATCACGCTGGTGCTCGACGACACGCACGCCGACTTTACCTGGGCCAATCTCGTGGCCCGGTCGATCAATCACGAACTGAGCGGCCCACTCGCGCCGACGCTCTCGGGCGACACACCCGACGAGGGTGGCCTCATCCCACTGGCCCACGCACTCGACGCAAAAAACGTGCTGGTCCACGTCCCGCCGTATGAGCAGGGGGACCTGGCCCGCTTCATCAGCCGTGTGCAACAGGCCCCGCTTTTCGATCTGCCCGAGCCGGCCGCGCTGGTCACCATCGACCGTGCCACGCGGAACGTTGCATTCACGGCTTCTGTCCGCGTGTCACCGGCGGTGCTGCAAATTCCGGGTCTCGGCACCTTGCGCATCGGAGCACCCCGGGAAGGTGAACCGGAGACCGCGCCCCCCGACACCACCGCCGCCCGCACCGTCGGCTTCGATGAGCTCTTCCGTACCTTGTCCGCGATTCAGGCCACCCCGGACCAGATCATCGACGCCATCGAGCACCTGCACCGTGCCAAGGCCCTGCACGCGCGCATCCAGTATCGCTGA
- the flgN gene encoding flagellar export chaperone FlgN, giving the protein MTRPTATHPAAPRPGAGLSPAAAQVLPALAQELAEFQQVLQQLAQLAGSKITALRAADTPALEACAAREEQLLREVFRREQQRKAVLARAAQALHVATDQGVTLGDLAATLPEPLASSLRARSAGLQAAAEELQRKNQLVALVAQKLQSHIRGIFAEVAGVTTATPLYGPAGQRDARATRTWVDAVG; this is encoded by the coding sequence ATGACACGGCCGACCGCCACCCATCCTGCGGCGCCCCGCCCGGGAGCCGGCCTCAGTCCGGCAGCCGCGCAGGTCCTGCCTGCGCTGGCGCAGGAGCTGGCCGAGTTCCAGCAGGTTCTCCAGCAACTTGCGCAGCTCGCGGGCAGCAAGATCACGGCCCTGCGGGCGGCGGACACGCCGGCACTGGAGGCCTGCGCCGCGCGCGAAGAGCAGTTGCTGCGCGAGGTCTTCCGGCGCGAGCAGCAGCGCAAGGCGGTTCTTGCGCGCGCCGCGCAGGCCCTGCACGTGGCCACCGACCAAGGCGTGACGCTCGGCGACCTTGCGGCCACCTTGCCCGAGCCGCTGGCATCATCTCTGCGGGCTCGCAGTGCGGGTTTGCAGGCCGCCGCCGAGGAATTGCAGCGGAAGAACCAGCTCGTCGCGCTGGTGGCACAGAAACTGCAAAGTCACATTCGCGGCATTTTTGCCGAGGTGGCCGGTGTCACCACCGCCACCCCCCTGTATGGGCCTGCTGGCCAGCGCGACGCACGGGCGACGCGCACCTGGGTCGACGCCGTCGGTTAA
- the flgK gene encoding flagellar hook-associated protein FlgK — MLGSAYSIGQSALAAYQAAVAVTGQNIANVGNPNYTRLTGRLEALYGGHAGVGIAPGLGVNLTGLSRHIDEAVEARLRQALGSRSGAELRYQTLSRVEGLYNELTETDLSTQLTNFFGSLGNLQTDPLETTARDLVLANADQVVQSLQRHRSGLLEHVVDLNTTVAQMTQRANGIVDEVAKLNELIVTTEARSPGGSAALRDRRDTLLRELGTMMDIQVREQRGGVVNVYVGSEPVVDFTRSRGFTTQVVNRDGLARLEVRFADNQGTVRIRDGRLGAVLQTRDEHIGGQLERLDGLARGLIYEVNRVHSSGQGLRGYTQLTGTYPVRNPSVPLNNAAAGLAFSVQSGTFLVHVRDQTTGSVTTTQVEIDLDGLRGNDTTLLGLAAALGSARQVGVGFTPDGRIDLQAQAGYELSFSEDTSGVLAALGLGTFFNGTNASTIAVNGTLKGDPRLLATSLDGAPGDGRNAGRLALLGERTSDLLGGVSIEQFHQSTVHGLGVTVAGALTSYEAADAVYSSLLAQREAVSGVSLDEEAINLAKFERSYQGAARFLSVLDSLSNEVLALVR; from the coding sequence GTGTTAGGTTCAGCTTACAGCATCGGCCAGAGCGCTCTCGCCGCGTACCAGGCGGCGGTGGCGGTCACGGGCCAGAACATCGCGAACGTCGGTAACCCGAACTACACGCGGCTGACCGGCCGGCTCGAAGCGCTGTACGGCGGACATGCGGGTGTGGGCATCGCGCCGGGGCTGGGCGTCAATCTCACCGGGTTGAGCCGCCACATCGACGAAGCCGTCGAAGCACGGTTACGGCAGGCGCTCGGCTCACGCAGCGGGGCGGAACTCCGCTACCAGACCCTCAGCCGCGTCGAGGGGCTCTACAACGAACTGACCGAGACCGACCTCTCCACCCAACTGACAAACTTCTTTGGATCGCTCGGCAATCTGCAGACCGATCCGCTCGAGACCACAGCGCGCGATCTGGTACTCGCGAATGCCGATCAGGTCGTGCAATCTCTCCAACGGCACCGTTCCGGACTCCTGGAGCACGTGGTCGATCTGAACACGACCGTCGCGCAGATGACACAACGCGCCAACGGCATCGTCGATGAAGTGGCCAAGCTCAACGAGCTGATCGTCACCACCGAGGCCCGCAGCCCCGGCGGCAGCGCCGCCCTGCGCGACCGCCGCGACACGCTCCTGCGCGAACTCGGCACCATGATGGACATTCAGGTGCGCGAACAGCGCGGCGGCGTGGTGAACGTTTACGTCGGAAGCGAGCCGGTCGTCGACTTCACCCGCTCCCGTGGCTTCACCACACAGGTTGTCAACCGCGATGGATTGGCGCGACTCGAGGTCCGCTTCGCCGACAATCAGGGCACGGTCCGCATCCGTGACGGCCGGCTCGGCGCCGTGCTCCAGACCCGCGACGAGCACATCGGCGGACAGCTCGAGCGGCTGGACGGCCTCGCCCGGGGCCTCATTTACGAAGTCAACCGCGTACACAGCAGCGGGCAGGGTCTGCGGGGCTACACCCAGCTCACCGGCACTTACCCGGTCCGCAATCCGAGCGTACCTCTCAACAACGCCGCTGCCGGCCTCGCCTTCTCAGTGCAGAGCGGAACTTTCCTCGTTCACGTCCGCGACCAGACAACCGGCAGTGTCACCACCACGCAGGTGGAAATCGATCTGGACGGCCTGCGCGGCAACGACACGACGCTCCTCGGACTCGCGGCCGCCCTCGGCAGCGCCCGCCAGGTCGGCGTCGGCTTTACGCCCGACGGCCGTATCGACCTGCAAGCCCAGGCCGGTTACGAGCTCTCTTTCTCCGAGGACACCTCCGGAGTGCTCGCGGCCCTGGGACTTGGCACATTCTTTAACGGCACAAATGCCAGCACGATCGCGGTGAACGGCACATTGAAGGGCGATCCGCGCCTGCTGGCGACTTCGCTCGACGGTGCCCCCGGCGACGGCCGCAATGCCGGTCGTCTGGCACTGCTGGGCGAACGCACATCCGACCTGCTGGGCGGGGTCAGCATCGAGCAGTTTCACCAGTCCACCGTGCACGGGCTGGGTGTGACGGTGGCGGGCGCACTGACCTCCTACGAAGCCGCGGACGCGGTGTACAGCAGTCTGTTGGCACAACGTGAAGCGGTCAGCGGCGTGAGTCTCGACGAAGAGGCCATCAATCTCGCGAAATTTGAGCGTTCGTACCAGGGGGCGGCCCGCTTCCTGTCGGTGCTCGACTCGCTCTCGAACGAAGTCCTGGCCCTGGTGCGATAG
- a CDS encoding flagellar assembly protein FliW has protein sequence MLIETTRFGTIEVDEGKLMTFAEGLLGFPQHKRFALLQTGPDPVFFWMQSVDDPHLAFVVCDPVPFVPDYQVPIRKDDLAALGIADPTDTQVLVIVNKVGADLTANLLGPLVIGTRVLNARQLVLSDKRYGTRHRLLDAPAAAVRTA, from the coding sequence ATGCTCATCGAAACGACGCGCTTTGGCACGATTGAAGTGGACGAAGGAAAACTCATGACCTTCGCCGAGGGGCTGTTGGGATTTCCACAGCACAAGCGCTTCGCCCTGCTCCAGACTGGACCGGACCCGGTGTTCTTCTGGATGCAGTCGGTCGACGATCCGCATCTTGCGTTCGTGGTGTGCGACCCCGTGCCGTTCGTGCCGGACTACCAGGTGCCGATCCGGAAGGATGACCTGGCGGCCCTGGGGATTGCAGACCCGACCGACACGCAGGTGCTGGTCATCGTCAACAAAGTAGGTGCGGACCTGACGGCCAATCTCCTCGGTCCACTTGTGATTGGCACTCGGGTCCTGAATGCCCGACAGCTCGTGCTGTCGGACAAGCGCTACGGCACCCGCCACCGCCTGCTGGACGCCCCGGCGGCGGCGGTTCGCACGGCGTAA
- the csrA gene encoding carbon storage regulator CsrA yields the protein MLVLSRQRDESIIIGDNVQITVVDIRGDKVRLGIEAPAEISVHRKEVFDAIQRENRRAAGITTEDLAAVPAAPPAPRPRAKK from the coding sequence ATGTTGGTGCTTTCGAGGCAACGCGACGAATCCATCATCATCGGCGACAACGTGCAAATCACGGTCGTCGACATCCGGGGGGACAAGGTGCGGCTGGGTATCGAGGCACCCGCCGAGATCAGCGTGCACCGCAAGGAAGTCTTCGACGCGATTCAACGCGAGAATCGCAGGGCAGCCGGAATAACGACCGAGGATCTGGCGGCTGTGCCCGCAGCGCCGCCGGCCCCACGGCCGCGCGCCAAGAAGTAA
- a CDS encoding flagellin, with protein sequence MARINTNVSALTAQRNLNQAHRGLNTTMEHLSTGLRISRGKDDPAGLIVSERLRAEISAVGQAVSNTQRAKLIVATAEGALDEVAALLKDIKAKIVEAANEGAFSSEEIEANQLQIDSAIDSITRIANTTTFAGRKLLDGSLAYETSGVNNQHVKDLQIHATQFGLQSSVAVNVNVVAPAEQARIAFPYAALSAGASNITIELRGPNGVVTMAFANGTPASQIARAINSVSDATGVKASLSAGGASGLTIHTEDYGSRQFVTVRTLSSTGAFPTTTNDDRGADAVALINGSLTRSVGNRVFMKNSLLDLEMTVSASTYTTNFNITGGGALFQIGPRVDTNLQVNMAIDSVHASQLGNASIGYLSDVKTGGNYALTTESPQFNRASRVVDEAITRISVLRGRLGSFERNTLDTTANQLNITMENLTSAESTIRDADFAHETSRLARDQILVNAGTTVLTLANQTTQSVLRLLGG encoded by the coding sequence ATGGCTCGCATTAACACCAATGTCAGTGCGCTTACGGCGCAACGGAACCTGAATCAGGCCCACCGTGGGCTGAACACGACCATGGAGCACCTGAGCACCGGCCTGCGGATCAGCCGCGGCAAGGACGATCCGGCCGGGCTCATCGTCTCCGAGCGCCTGCGGGCCGAGATCAGCGCCGTCGGCCAAGCGGTCTCGAATACCCAGCGCGCCAAGCTGATCGTCGCCACCGCCGAAGGCGCGCTCGACGAAGTCGCCGCACTGCTCAAGGACATTAAGGCCAAGATCGTCGAGGCCGCCAACGAGGGCGCATTTTCAAGTGAAGAGATCGAGGCCAACCAGCTCCAGATCGACTCCGCGATCGACAGCATCACGCGCATCGCGAATACCACCACCTTCGCGGGCCGCAAGCTGCTCGACGGCTCACTGGCTTACGAGACCAGTGGTGTGAACAACCAGCATGTCAAGGATCTGCAGATCCATGCCACGCAATTCGGTTTGCAGTCGAGCGTGGCTGTCAACGTGAACGTGGTTGCGCCGGCCGAGCAGGCCCGTATCGCCTTCCCCTACGCGGCACTCTCGGCCGGAGCCAGTAATATCACCATCGAATTGCGCGGCCCCAACGGCGTCGTCACCATGGCGTTCGCGAACGGCACACCCGCCTCGCAGATCGCCCGGGCCATCAACTCGGTCTCCGACGCCACGGGTGTCAAGGCGAGCTTGTCCGCCGGTGGTGCGAGCGGCCTCACCATCCACACCGAAGACTATGGCAGCCGCCAGTTCGTCACGGTTCGGACCCTCTCAAGCACGGGCGCTTTCCCCACGACGACCAACGACGACCGCGGGGCCGATGCCGTGGCGCTCATCAACGGCAGTTTGACCCGCAGTGTGGGCAACCGCGTCTTCATGAAAAACTCGCTGCTGGATCTGGAAATGACCGTGTCGGCCTCGACCTACACGACCAATTTCAACATCACCGGTGGGGGCGCGCTCTTCCAAATCGGGCCCCGTGTCGACACCAATCTCCAGGTGAACATGGCCATCGACTCGGTCCATGCCTCGCAACTGGGGAACGCCTCGATCGGCTACCTCTCCGATGTCAAGACCGGCGGCAACTACGCCCTGACGACGGAATCACCGCAGTTCAACCGCGCGTCGCGCGTTGTGGACGAGGCGATCACCCGCATCTCCGTGCTGCGGGGCCGGCTGGGTTCATTCGAGCGCAACACGCTCGACACCACTGCCAACCAGCTCAACATCACCATGGAGAACCTGACCTCGGCCGAGTCGACCATCCGCGATGCCGACTTCGCGCACGAAACCTCCCGACTGGCCCGCGACCAGATCCTGGTGAACGCCGGGACAACCGTCCTGACGCTCGCGAACCAGACCACACAGTCCGTACTGCGGCTGCTCGGCGGCTAA
- a CDS encoding flagellin, with product MSRINTNVTSIVAQRVVQMQNSNLFTTLERLSTGLRINRAKDDPAGLIASETMRTERRALEAAMSNIQRATNVIAVAESGLGEIASMLNNLEELIDKSANETGISNDERLANQAEIDNILESINRIAATTELQGRKLLAGGLAYQTSSVSSSKIAHLQLNAVRIPDGGKRTVAVDVTTAASQARLLYSGGSIGATPVTIAITGNKGTERITFASANVASIKEAINQSTDLTGVYASGTSNQVYLYSSEFGSKQFVRVRALQGDFGTLTAGNEVSDDGQDAIVTVNGATVRADGLRVSVRNGTLDAEMQLTSAFAGVTNGGVAQFAVTGGGALFALTPRLDLIGQASIGIDGVDVTSLGNGQTGHLWTLGSGQANDLSSGRYSQAQSVVRAAVTQVATLRGRLGSFERNILDTTHASLQVQYENLAAAESSIRDADFAVETSNMTRQQILVQSAGQVLRLANAAPQSVLQLLG from the coding sequence ATGAGTCGCATCAACACCAACGTTACCTCGATCGTCGCACAGCGGGTCGTGCAGATGCAGAACAGCAATCTGTTCACGACACTCGAACGCCTCAGTACCGGCTTGCGGATCAACCGTGCCAAGGATGATCCCGCCGGATTGATTGCGTCCGAGACCATGCGGACGGAGCGCCGCGCGCTCGAAGCCGCCATGTCCAACATCCAGCGGGCGACCAACGTCATCGCCGTCGCGGAGTCGGGCCTCGGCGAAATTGCGAGCATGTTGAACAATCTGGAGGAGCTCATCGACAAGTCGGCCAACGAAACCGGCATCAGCAACGATGAGCGCCTCGCCAACCAGGCCGAGATCGACAACATCCTTGAGTCGATCAACCGGATCGCCGCCACCACCGAGCTCCAGGGCCGCAAGCTGCTGGCCGGCGGACTGGCCTACCAGACCTCCTCGGTGTCGTCGTCCAAGATTGCCCACCTGCAGCTCAATGCCGTCCGCATCCCGGACGGCGGCAAGCGCACGGTCGCGGTCGACGTCACAACCGCGGCGTCGCAGGCGCGCCTGCTCTATTCCGGCGGTTCGATCGGCGCCACCCCGGTGACGATCGCCATCACCGGCAACAAGGGTACCGAGCGCATCACGTTCGCCTCGGCCAACGTCGCGAGCATCAAGGAAGCGATCAACCAGTCAACCGATCTCACCGGCGTGTACGCATCGGGCACGTCAAACCAGGTCTACCTCTACAGCAGCGAATTCGGTTCCAAGCAATTCGTTCGCGTCCGGGCCCTGCAGGGCGACTTCGGTACCCTCACCGCCGGCAACGAAGTCTCGGACGACGGCCAGGATGCCATTGTGACCGTCAACGGTGCCACCGTGCGGGCCGACGGTCTGCGGGTCAGCGTCCGTAACGGTACGCTGGACGCCGAGATGCAGCTCACCTCGGCCTTCGCCGGTGTGACCAACGGCGGCGTCGCCCAGTTCGCCGTAACCGGCGGCGGTGCGCTCTTCGCCTTGACGCCGCGGCTCGACCTCATCGGCCAGGCCTCGATCGGAATCGACGGCGTGGACGTCACCAGTCTCGGGAACGGCCAGACCGGCCATCTGTGGACCCTCGGCTCCGGTCAGGCCAACGACCTGAGCAGCGGCCGTTACAGCCAGGCCCAATCGGTCGTGCGAGCAGCCGTCACGCAGGTGGCCACACTGCGCGGCCGGCTCGGCTCGTTCGAGCGCAATATCCTCGATACGACCCACGCGTCGCTGCAAGTGCAGTACGAGAACCTGGCGGCGGCTGAGAGCTCGATCCGCGACGCAGATTTCGCGGTCGAGACCAGCAACATGACGCGGCAGCAGATTCTGGTGCAGTCGGCCGGACAGGTCCTGCGGCTGGCCAACGCGGCTCCGCAGAGCGTGCTCCAGTTGCTCGGGTAA
- a CDS encoding citrate synthase (catalyzes the formation of citrate from acetyl-CoA and oxaloacetate) — protein MTTTDELYRPGLEGIIAGETAICTVEQGGLQYRGYDIAELAEQASFEECAYLLLLGELPTAAELLRFRNELNGFRALPGVVLDTVAAIPAGVPGMDVLRSTVSLVAHFDPITGDDRAARRARATRLLAVIPGLVAARLRLQAGQPLVEPEAGLSHAAQFWWQAFGRRPTELEERIINLTLILYAEHEFNASTFAARVCMSTLSDLYSATVAAIGTLKGPLHGGANEETAKLFQQFDSAEAAEQWVRGALARREKIMGFGHRVYREGDHRARILERFIEPLGREREATGHVAAYFAIKDAVWNAKRIHMNLDYPCGMVYLLLGLPLDVYTPLFVASRVSGWCAHAIEQVENNRLIRPRSRYIGPPKRKFVPLAQR, from the coding sequence ATGACGACGACCGATGAACTGTATCGACCGGGGCTCGAAGGCATCATCGCCGGCGAGACCGCGATCTGCACGGTGGAGCAGGGCGGCCTGCAGTACCGCGGTTACGATATCGCCGAGCTTGCCGAACAGGCGAGTTTCGAGGAGTGCGCGTACCTGCTGCTCCTGGGGGAACTGCCGACCGCGGCGGAACTGCTGCGCTTCCGGAACGAATTGAACGGGTTTCGCGCCCTTCCGGGGGTGGTGCTGGATACCGTGGCGGCCATACCGGCCGGGGTACCCGGCATGGACGTACTGCGCTCGACCGTTTCCCTGGTGGCGCATTTTGACCCCATCACTGGAGATGACCGCGCGGCGCGGCGCGCCCGCGCCACGCGCCTGTTGGCCGTGATTCCTGGGCTGGTGGCGGCCCGGCTGCGGTTGCAGGCGGGGCAACCGCTGGTGGAGCCCGAAGCGGGATTGTCGCACGCGGCCCAGTTCTGGTGGCAGGCCTTCGGGCGCCGGCCCACCGAGTTGGAAGAGCGGATCATCAACCTGACCCTGATCCTGTACGCGGAGCACGAATTCAACGCCTCAACCTTCGCCGCACGGGTGTGCATGAGCACGCTCAGCGACCTGTATTCCGCGACGGTAGCGGCGATCGGTACGCTCAAGGGGCCATTGCACGGCGGCGCCAACGAGGAGACCGCCAAGCTCTTTCAGCAGTTCGACTCGGCCGAGGCCGCAGAGCAATGGGTGCGCGGCGCGCTGGCGCGGCGTGAAAAGATCATGGGTTTCGGTCACCGGGTGTACCGGGAGGGCGATCACCGGGCCCGCATTCTTGAGCGTTTCATCGAACCGCTCGGCCGGGAGCGCGAGGCCACGGGGCACGTGGCGGCCTACTTTGCGATCAAGGACGCGGTCTGGAACGCGAAGAGAATCCACATGAATCTCGATTACCCCTGTGGCATGGTGTACCTGCTGCTCGGGCTGCCCCTGGATGTGTACACACCACTCTTCGTCGCTTCGCGGGTCAGTGGGTGGTGTGCGCACGCGATCGAGCAGGTGGAAAACAACCGGCTGATCCGGCCACGGAGCAGGTATATCGGTCCGCCGAAGCGTAAGTTCGTGCCGCTGGCACAGCGTTAA
- a CDS encoding isocitrate lyase/phosphoenolpyruvate mutase family protein, giving the protein MSVSSPSRAARLRAAVRERTVVLPGAFNALTARAIERAGFEALYLSGAALANSMLGVPDVGLTTLSEAAFHATRCAAVTTVPIITDADTGFGAPENTARAVTEFERAGLAGLHLEDQEFPKRCGHLPGKQLVPVTEFCEKLAAAVASRRDPDFMIIARTDARGVTSYDDAVARAHAYLAAGADAIFPEALQDRAEFERFARDVPTLLLANMTEFGRSPALRVADLANFGYRLVIFPVTLQRLAMRAVLDGLEELRRSGTAEGLLERMQTRQQLYDLLDYQVAPPPSRELRHDDDR; this is encoded by the coding sequence ATGTCTGTCAGTTCACCGAGTCGCGCTGCGCGGTTGCGCGCGGCCGTGCGGGAACGCACGGTCGTGCTGCCGGGGGCCTTCAATGCCCTGACGGCGCGCGCGATTGAGCGGGCGGGTTTCGAGGCGCTTTATCTGTCTGGTGCGGCGCTGGCGAACAGCATGCTGGGTGTGCCCGACGTGGGACTGACCACGCTGTCGGAAGCGGCTTTCCACGCGACACGCTGTGCCGCGGTGACGACCGTGCCGATCATCACCGATGCGGACACGGGCTTTGGCGCCCCGGAAAATACCGCCCGCGCAGTGACCGAGTTTGAGCGCGCCGGCTTGGCCGGACTGCACCTCGAGGACCAGGAGTTTCCCAAACGCTGCGGCCATCTGCCCGGCAAGCAACTCGTGCCGGTGACGGAGTTCTGCGAAAAGCTCGCCGCGGCCGTGGCGTCCAGGCGTGATCCTGATTTCATGATTATCGCGCGCACGGATGCCCGCGGAGTTACCTCCTACGACGATGCCGTCGCCCGGGCCCATGCCTACCTGGCCGCTGGGGCGGATGCGATTTTCCCCGAGGCCTTGCAGGACCGCGCGGAATTCGAGCGGTTCGCACGCGATGTCCCCACACTGCTGCTCGCCAACATGACCGAGTTCGGCCGTTCCCCGGCGCTGCGGGTGGCTGACTTGGCTAACTTCGGCTACCGGCTGGTGATCTTTCCGGTCACATTGCAGCGCCTTGCAATGCGGGCGGTACTCGATGGCCTGGAGGAACTGCGCCGGTCCGGCACGGCCGAGGGACTGCTTGAGCGCATGCAGACCAGACAGCAACTGTATGACTTGCTCGACTACCAGGTGGCGCCGCCACCCTCCAGGGAGCTTCGTCATGACGACGACCGATGA
- a CDS encoding citrate synthase, whose product MGEQATLTYAGKPYTLPVVVGTENERAVDITKLRSESGLITLDDGYGNTGSCESSITFIDGEQGILRYRGYPIEELAEHSTFPETAYLLIFGELPTAGQLEDFKRRLIEHQFIHENMRHHFEGFPSTAAPMAILSAMINTLGCFEPTLTQPSDDVHFIDASARLLSKVRAIAAWSYRKAHGLPLNYPRADLSYTANFLHMMFCMPNLPCQPAPELVRALDQIFILHADHEQNCSTSTVRMVGSSRANLYASVAAGVCALWGPLHGGANMAVISMLEKIRASGTSLADFVEKVKTDPNTRLMGFGHRVYKNFDPRAKLIKEACDNVLQALGINDPLLDIAMQLEEVALKDAYFVERKLYPNVDFYSGIIMRAARIPVDMFPVLFAIGRLPGWIANWREVHMNPKARIYRPRQVYTGPTQRPYAPLAART is encoded by the coding sequence ATGGGCGAACAGGCCACGCTAACGTACGCTGGCAAACCATACACATTGCCGGTAGTGGTCGGCACGGAGAACGAGCGCGCGGTTGATATCACAAAGCTGCGGAGCGAATCGGGGCTCATCACCCTTGACGACGGGTACGGCAACACCGGCTCGTGCGAGAGCAGCATTACTTTCATTGATGGTGAGCAGGGCATACTGCGATACCGGGGTTACCCGATCGAGGAGCTCGCCGAGCATTCGACGTTTCCCGAGACCGCCTACCTGCTGATCTTCGGCGAGCTGCCGACGGCCGGGCAGCTCGAGGACTTCAAGCGGCGTCTGATCGAGCACCAGTTCATTCACGAGAACATGCGGCACCACTTCGAGGGCTTCCCCTCGACGGCGGCACCCATGGCGATCCTCTCGGCCATGATCAACACGCTGGGATGTTTTGAACCCACCCTAACACAGCCGAGTGATGATGTTCACTTCATCGATGCGTCCGCGCGGCTGCTTTCGAAGGTGCGTGCCATCGCGGCGTGGAGCTACCGCAAGGCGCACGGCCTGCCCCTGAACTACCCGCGTGCCGACCTTTCGTACACGGCCAATTTCCTGCATATGATGTTTTGCATGCCGAACCTGCCCTGCCAGCCGGCACCGGAGCTCGTGCGGGCACTCGACCAGATTTTCATTCTGCACGCAGACCACGAGCAGAACTGCTCCACCTCGACGGTCCGCATGGTCGGCTCAAGCCGGGCCAATCTGTATGCCTCGGTAGCGGCTGGGGTGTGCGCGTTGTGGGGGCCGCTGCATGGCGGAGCGAACATGGCCGTCATCAGCATGCTGGAGAAGATTCGTGCGAGCGGAACTTCACTGGCTGACTTCGTCGAGAAGGTCAAGACCGATCCGAACACGCGGCTGATGGGATTCGGTCACCGGGTCTACAAGAATTTCGACCCGCGCGCGAAGCTCATCAAAGAGGCCTGCGACAACGTATTGCAGGCCCTGGGAATCAATGACCCGTTGCTTGATATTGCTATGCAGCTCGAGGAAGTGGCGCTGAAGGACGCGTACTTTGTGGAGCGGAAGCTCTACCCCAACGTGGACTTCTATAGCGGGATCATCATGCGTGCGGCGCGTATTCCGGTCGACATGTTCCCGGTCCTGTTTGCCATCGGCCGGCTGCCCGGCTGGATCGCCAACTGGCGCGAGGTCCACATGAACCCGAAGGCGCGCATCTACCGTCCGCGCCAGGTCTACACAGGTCCGACCCAGCGGCCGTACGCGCCCCTCGCTGCGCGAACCTGA